One genomic window of Actinomycetes bacterium includes the following:
- a CDS encoding PQQ-dependent sugar dehydrogenase, which produces MKLRASLAVAAVVLMGAVLVGTPVQAGAQAAPAGPTMLDPSLTVRTVVSGLTTPTSIAFLGPSDLLVLEKNTGKVLRVTGGVVQGVVLDLSVNFASERGLLGIALHPDFPANPGVYLYWSCRSTALPADSFFPDEQRCLDANMSGPDTSDILQVPLLGNRVDRFVWNNSTLTFDRNLLMLRSFQNDGAPQPPNQGDQAQPPRGNHDGGVLAFGPDRKLYVIFGDNGRRGQLQNLAAGPTPPTADDQFGGPEPDDAHLTGVVLRLNDDGSAPSDNPFFAAGASRGGEVGANIQKIFAYGVRNSFGMAFDPISGKLWDQQNGDDSFDELNLVEPGTNGGWVQVMGPVSRLSQYKQIETTFGAQNLQQLRWPPTNIADTPAQALSRLFVLPGSHYSDPEFAWKWAVPAAAVGFVKGRGLGAQFEGDLFVGAATPLTVGGYLFHFNLTGNRRQIAVDDPRLEDRVADNNAKNDLTESESLLIGRDFGVTTDIQTGPNGNLFVVSVSNGAIYEILRAR; this is translated from the coding sequence ATGAAGCTCAGGGCTTCGCTGGCCGTTGCCGCCGTGGTCCTCATGGGCGCGGTGCTGGTAGGCACGCCCGTCCAGGCGGGCGCCCAAGCGGCGCCGGCCGGCCCGACCATGCTCGATCCGAGCCTCACGGTCAGGACGGTCGTCTCGGGCCTCACGACGCCGACCAGCATCGCCTTTCTCGGGCCCAGCGACCTGCTGGTGCTCGAGAAGAACACCGGGAAGGTGCTCCGCGTGACAGGCGGCGTCGTCCAGGGCGTCGTGCTCGACCTGTCGGTCAACTTCGCCTCCGAGCGCGGCCTGCTGGGGATCGCGCTGCACCCCGACTTCCCTGCCAACCCTGGCGTCTACCTGTACTGGAGCTGCCGCAGCACGGCGCTGCCGGCCGATTCGTTCTTCCCGGACGAGCAGCGGTGCCTGGACGCCAACATGTCCGGACCGGACACCAGCGACATCCTGCAGGTGCCACTGCTCGGCAACCGGGTCGACCGGTTCGTCTGGAACAACTCCACCCTGACGTTCGACCGCAACCTGCTCATGCTGCGCTCGTTCCAGAACGACGGGGCGCCCCAGCCGCCCAACCAGGGGGACCAGGCCCAGCCCCCGCGCGGCAACCACGACGGCGGCGTGCTCGCCTTCGGGCCCGACCGCAAGCTCTACGTGATCTTCGGGGACAACGGCCGCCGCGGCCAGCTGCAGAACCTCGCCGCAGGACCGACGCCCCCGACCGCCGACGACCAGTTCGGCGGGCCCGAGCCGGACGACGCGCACCTGACCGGGGTGGTGCTGCGCCTGAACGACGACGGCTCGGCGCCGTCCGACAACCCCTTCTTCGCCGCGGGCGCCTCCCGCGGCGGCGAGGTCGGCGCCAACATCCAGAAGATCTTCGCCTACGGCGTGCGCAACAGCTTCGGGATGGCCTTCGACCCCATCTCCGGGAAGCTGTGGGACCAGCAGAACGGCGACGACTCCTTCGACGAGCTCAACCTCGTCGAGCCCGGCACGAACGGGGGTTGGGTGCAGGTGATGGGGCCGGTCTCGCGGCTGTCCCAGTACAAGCAGATCGAGACGACCTTCGGCGCGCAGAACCTCCAGCAGCTGCGCTGGCCGCCGACCAACATCGCCGACACGCCCGCGCAGGCCCTGTCGCGCCTGTTCGTGCTCCCGGGCTCCCACTACAGCGACCCGGAGTTCGCCTGGAAGTGGGCGGTGCCAGCCGCCGCGGTCGGCTTCGTCAAGGGGCGCGGCCTGGGCGCGCAGTTCGAGGGCGACCTGTTCGTCGGGGCGGCGACGCCGCTCACCGTCGGCGGGTACCTGTTCCACTTCAACCTGACCGGCAACCGGAGGCAGATCGCCGTCGACGACCCCCGCCTGGAGGACCGGGTCGCTGACAACAACGCCAAGAACGACCTGACCGAGAGCGAGAGCCTGCTCATCGGACGGGATTTCGGCGTCACGACCGACATCCAGACGGGACCGAACGGCAACCTGTTCGTCGTCTCGGTCTCCAACGGCGCGATCTACGAGATCCTGCGCGCGCGCTAG
- a CDS encoding choice-of-anchor tandem repeat NxxGxxAF-containing protein, which yields MTRGVRRTFVPLVALALVLGSAATAHAAAYTFTKVADSVRDNFNPNSFACSSLNNRGDVAFRAGRTSPDGLNSFDGIYRANANGTLTTIAEDPDRAKFGFLGNNPSMNDLGDVSFAANLAPGLEEAILRGDGKKLTTIATTTKGFNFFGFDTSVNNSGEVVFKGELDNFAEGLFSGSGGKVITHYLNSADASLDGRPVRFGGNDSRPSLNNLGDIAFDETIQPNFDSGIFAGRAGTFRTIAAPDPNAFVEKPMFNDGGTAAFYRSFTDATGQFVTAIVTGSGGPLTTVADSAGPFGSFGFRPASINDNGDVAFLANLDDFPPTTGIFVGPRVVQDRVIETGDKLDGATVTGLRFCEEGLNDARELAFIADLADPSAPNGLRTAVFRATPRR from the coding sequence ATGACCCGTGGCGTCCGTAGAACGTTCGTTCCGTTGGTGGCGCTGGCGTTGGTGCTGGGGTCGGCCGCGACAGCTCACGCGGCGGCGTACACCTTCACCAAAGTAGCGGACAGCGTCCGGGACAATTTCAATCCGAATAGCTTTGCGTGTTCTTCGCTCAACAACCGAGGAGACGTCGCGTTCAGAGCGGGGCGTACGTCACCCGACGGGCTCAATTCGTTCGACGGCATCTACCGGGCGAACGCAAACGGAACGCTGACGACCATCGCCGAAGACCCGGACCGGGCCAAGTTCGGCTTCCTGGGCAACAATCCATCGATGAACGACCTTGGTGACGTCTCGTTCGCGGCGAACCTGGCGCCGGGCCTCGAGGAAGCCATCTTGCGGGGGGACGGCAAGAAACTGACCACCATCGCCACGACGACGAAGGGGTTCAATTTCTTCGGCTTCGATACCTCCGTCAACAACAGCGGCGAGGTTGTGTTCAAGGGAGAGCTCGACAACTTCGCCGAAGGGCTCTTCTCGGGCTCCGGAGGCAAGGTCATCACGCACTACCTCAATTCGGCCGACGCCTCCCTCGACGGACGGCCAGTGCGGTTTGGCGGCAATGACTCCCGCCCGTCCCTCAACAACCTCGGCGACATCGCCTTCGACGAGACGATCCAGCCAAACTTCGACTCAGGGATCTTCGCGGGAAGGGCGGGCACGTTCAGGACGATCGCGGCACCTGACCCCAACGCCTTCGTCGAGAAGCCGATGTTCAACGACGGGGGAACCGCAGCCTTCTACCGGTCATTCACCGACGCGACCGGGCAGTTCGTCACCGCGATCGTGACCGGCAGCGGGGGCCCGCTGACGACCGTTGCCGACAGCGCGGGGCCGTTCGGCTCCTTCGGCTTCAGGCCTGCGTCGATCAACGACAACGGCGACGTCGCCTTCCTCGCCAACCTCGATGATTTCCCCCCGACTACCGGCATCTTCGTGGGTCCCCGCGTCGTCCAGGACCGCGTGATCGAAACCGGCGACAAGCTGGACGGTGCGACAGTTACAGGTCTGCGCTTCTGTGAGGAAGGCCTCAACGACGCCCGGGAGCTGGCGTTCATCGCCGACTTGGCAGATCCCAGTGCCCCGAACGGTCTCCGCACGGCAGTCTTTCGCGCCACCCCGCGGCGCTAG
- a CDS encoding ISAs1 family transposase, producing the protein MTLRTAVPAFSSSPIPAAAHRRDAPAALAPEQYRDLLDYLVQIPDLRHRRGRRHTLGAVLAVAVAAVVAGASSLAAIGEWASDAPCQVLAALGVRRDPLTGAWRPPGEATVRRVLARIDADALDRAIGAWLAARPPPRPANPPPPARSPRRAVAIDGKTLRGSGHHGHGQVHLLAVMDHTTRAILGQTDVDPTTNEIARFRPLLDRLDLTDTVVTADALHTQREHADWLVTEKEAAYVLIVKANQPTLHQQLRRLPWREIPVADHTRDRGHGRVETRRLQVTTVPAAGLDSPTPPRRSAAPAGSGRLPVGAGAP; encoded by the coding sequence ATGACCCTCCGGACCGCCGTGCCTGCCTTTTCATCATCCCCCATTCCTGCCGCTGCCCACCGGCGGGACGCGCCTGCCGCGCTGGCACCCGAGCAGTACCGTGACCTGCTCGACTACCTGGTCCAGATCCCCGACCTTCGGCACCGGCGCGGCCGACGGCACACGCTGGGCGCGGTGCTGGCCGTGGCCGTGGCCGCGGTGGTGGCCGGCGCCAGCTCCCTGGCCGCGATCGGTGAGTGGGCCAGCGACGCGCCCTGCCAGGTGTTGGCGGCGCTCGGGGTGCGCCGCGACCCCCTGACCGGCGCCTGGCGGCCACCCGGCGAGGCCACCGTGCGCCGCGTGCTGGCCCGCATCGACGCCGACGCGCTGGACCGTGCCATCGGTGCCTGGCTGGCTGCCCGGCCGCCACCCCGACCGGCGAACCCGCCACCGCCGGCCCGCTCGCCGCGCCGGGCGGTCGCCATCGACGGCAAGACCCTGCGCGGCAGCGGCCACCACGGCCACGGGCAGGTGCACCTGCTGGCGGTCATGGACCACACCACCCGCGCGATCCTGGGGCAGACCGATGTCGACCCCACCACCAACGAGATCGCCCGGTTCCGGCCGCTGCTGGACCGTCTGGACCTTACCGACACCGTGGTCACCGCCGACGCGCTCCACACCCAACGCGAGCACGCCGACTGGCTGGTCACCGAAAAGGAGGCAGCCTACGTCCTGATCGTGAAGGCCAACCAGCCCACCCTGCACCAGCAGCTGCGACGCCTGCCATGGCGCGAGATCCCCGTCGCCGACCACACCCGCGACCGCGGCCACGGCCGCGTCGAGACCCGCCGGCTCCAGGTCACCACCGTCCCAGCTGCCGGCCTCGACTCCCCCACGCCACCCAGGCGATCCGCAGCACCCGCCGGGTCCGGCCGCTTGCCGGTCGGCGCTGGCGCACCGTGA